The DNA sequence CAGCGATGTCTGGATTTTGGTTTACGCCACTTGCCCTGGCCGCCGGTGTCGGTGCAGCCGGTGGCGGTCACATCATCGACTGGAAAGGCCCGATCGCCTCACTGACAGCAGCCGCTTCTTCTGCCGTGATCGGCTTTGCCCTGTTCCCGCTCTGGGTGGAAGCACCGTGGCAAATGGTCGTCGCCAGCTGTTTTGTCGGGCTCGGCTTCGGGGCGATGCTCGGGGCGCCGCTTAACGTGCTCGCCACGGAGCGAACGGAACGGGATAAAGGGATTGCGCTGGCGACGCTATCGTTGGCGCGACAAATCGGGATGGCCATCGCCCCGACGTTTTACGCCGGCTTCCTCGCCCGCTCCTTTGTCGGCATTGGTACGACTGTGCGCGAACAACTGTCAGCTAATGGTCGCCGGCCAGTTCCCCCGCAACTGCTGGAACAGTTAAGCGGCGCGAACGATTTTCAATCGCTGACGCAGTTGTTAGAAAAAATCCCCGACCCGCACGTTAAAGCAGTGCTCGAAGGCGCGATTGACACCGCGGTACGACAAGGGTTTAACGGCTTGTTTTACGCCGCGCTCACAATTAGCATCCTCGCCTTTGTAACGATCGGTATTCTCGCCCGCGTGCGAAAAAAGCAGGGTGGACAGTTGGCGGAACGGACAACGACGCCGCGTGTCACATGAACACCTCGTCACACGATCATGCGGATCACGTGTGACGAGGTGCCGTATGTCTCTATGTCGCGCGTCGTCATGAAGCTGGGAAATGAGCCTTTCATTAGCTGCTCGACGGCACACAATTATTCCTCTGCAAACAGCTTTTCCCCGCGGCTCAGTCGCCAGGCGATGCTCGCCGTATGGGGCAAATCGCGCGCTGTCGGCGCGTGGGCAGCAATGTAACGCGTCGCGGCGACGATGAGCGTGCACTGGGCATGTTCGGCGAGGGCGGACTGTTCGGACGCCCACCGATCGTGTTCGACGACAGCCGCTTCGAACATTTGAAAGGTGTGAAACGCAGCGTCTTCGCGCAGTAGCGCATGCCCGAGGACATTGAATAGCGCTGCTTTGTCTCCGCCCTCGACTAAGTAGTGCGCGACCCATTCAGCCGCCTCGCTCACCTGTTGCTGCTTGTCTAACAACTCGAGCAACCGTTCCGGCGCCGGAACGGTCGCGCGGGTGGATGTCGTCGACGCAGTTGAGGTGGACGCCGAAATAGGTGATGCTGGCGCTTTAGACGTAGCGAGCGAGGTAGACGAGGGAGCGGGAGAAGCAGGTGTAGCTGATGCGGCGGACTCAGTTGACGCAGCGGACGTTTCGACATACTTGCTCGTAAACGCTTGCGGCAGGCGCGCTGGAGGCACGTTCAAGAATCGGTCTAAGTAAACGGTCATCGCCGCGTGAAAGACGCCGCGCACTGTCTCTAGTGATACCGAGCGGAGCAAACTTTCGTGGACGGCGTGCGCGTGCGTAAACGTGTGCAACACCGTATCCCAATCGTTAAAATCGTTCTGTACATTGAAGCGGGCAATCCGCTCCGCTGCAGCTAGCGCCACCAATTGCGCGAGGCGAACCGGCGACATCCCTCCCTCAAGCGCCGTTAATAGCTCTTCGATCGTCTTTTCCGGATCGTCGCTAAGGATCTGGTCCACGAGCGCTTCCTCTGCCTCCATATCCATTGCGTGAGCAGATGTAAGCCTCATCGGAGTGTCGATAGCAGCCGCATCCGTAACAGTCGTACCTGTAGCGGTCGCCCCCGTACCTGTGGTAGTCGCACCCGTAACAGCCGTCAAGTCGGCGACGTCCGGCAAACGGGCAAAAGCTCGCTCCAGCGGTTGTACTAAGTCGACTGGCGCCTGCCAATTGTGCATCTCCTCGCTGCGCGACGCACTGCTGAGCTCGGGCACGAGCGACGTCAATACGCGCGCGCGGCGGTCGCTGTCGACGTGCGCAAGTATTTCAAACGCTTTATTGTGAAAATCTAACGCGTGCCCGCCATCCATGTAAAAATGGTCTGTCACGGCAGCCATCATCATATCCGCTAACTGTTCCGTCGTCGCACCGCAGCGAATCGCTGTTAGCAATACTCGTTCGGCACCATCCGTGTCACGCACTTCGATCAAACGGCGATACCACCTAGCGAGCCGTTCGAGTGAGATGTCGTCGTTCGGCAGCGGTTCTAGCAAAAAGCGCGTCCCCCCGACACTTTCGCGCGCCACGTGCACGAGCCCGTGAAACAACGCGAGAATGCGCCCCATTTTATCTAATTTCGGCAGAACATTCACCATTGCCGTTAAGATCGTCAACCCCGAGCGCCAGCCATGTTTGCGGTACGTCGTCCCGTAGTCGATGCCGATCTGTGCGATCGCCTCTGGCGGCTCGCCCGCTTCGATCAACCCGACGACCGCTTTCGCGATGACGAGACTAAGGTTTTGTTCCAGCCCTTCGCGCAAACGCTGCCGATAGCGGGAGACGGCGGCCCCTTGCCGCGGTGTCGGATCGACCCATACGTCGCCGCCCTGCACCGTCACGGCATACGTGGCGACATCGTCCGCCCACGGGTCGAGCGTCCCGCCGCTGGCGATGTCAAAGCGCGCGTGGTGCCAATGACACGTCAACAACCCGTCGCACAAGCTACCCATATGTAGTGGAAAGCCCATGTGCGGGCAGCGGTTGTTTACAGCGTAAACCGTACCGTCTGCGTAGAAGACGGCAATCGTCTGTTTCTCCCCTGTGACCACTTTCGGCCCATCTTGCTTAAGCTCCTCCACTGTCCCTGCATAAAGTCGTTTTGTCACACACAACGCCTCCTTTATCTGAAAAGAATCTCCCTTCACGCTACATTATACAGCAGGTTCCGCACACTTACAATACTTTTTATAGTATTAAATATAAAAAGTGATGACATAAACTTGTTCGACGGCACGGATGTACAGAAAACATTACAGCGACATGGACATTCAGAAAACGCCCCAACAGCATAGACGTAAATAACCGTACAGTACGAATACTGTACGGTTATTGCGTGATGACAACTCTTTCACCCGATTAATAAACGCCGTATTGCTCGCGAACGAGATCGAGTATTCCGCGCTCGGCGAGGCGGTCGACCGGAGCAAGAAATGTCACCGTGACGACACCCGGATAGCGGCCAATCTCAACCGCTCCCGTAACGGTCGCGCGATTCATCACTTCCGGAACCGTCGTTCCCAAAAAGTCAGCTGCCCGCTGTAAACCGTTATCGGTCGCCTCATTTAGGGTGGCGCCGGAACCGATAAAAGAAACGGGTAACGATTCCTCGATGTTATCCATTCCCCACTGCTTCGCAAGTGTCAGTGCTTGCGCTTTTTCCTTTTCTGTCAGCGGCTTCGCCAAGTAAGGCAAATCTTCCTCAGTCGGCAACAACAGCGGACCGCTCAAGTCCATATCTTTAATGACATGAACCTGCAAGGTGACAATGCCCGAAATATCAGTCGTGTGTCCGGCAATTTCTCCGTCGCCCTGCATAGCATGCATATCGCCCAAATAGACGCCACCGCCGGGCACTTTAACGGGACAGATTAATACGGCGCCTTCTCTTACGCGGTTAATGTCCATATGACCGTCTGTCCGATCTTCCAATTGTTCCTCCGTTACTGCATACTCGTGGGGCGCATCGAGTAAAAACGACCCGAAGTCGCCCGCGTTGTGCGAATCGGGAAATGGACGAGCCGGAGTCGTACCTAGTTGACCTAAAAAGGGGCGCACCCTAGCAACAGCGCCGACAATGTCGTGTGGAGCAAAAGTAACGACGGGGTTTTGTATGGAGTGTTCTGGTGTGGCCATATACGCCCGCCCGTCTTCCGCAACTTTTTCTGCCGCTTCTTTCGGAAGCGTAACCCCCACCTCACGTTTATCGTCAAAAGCCATCGTGTAACCGTTTGTAAAAGTGAACGGTGTCGCTTCCGCACCACACTCGGCACAACGGATCGCTGCCGGTCCGATCCCTTCGATACGCGTCTCGGGGTGTGGCGTACCACACGAAGGGCACTTGGCGGCGACAAACGCATCTCCGAGAAATCGTCCTTCTATCGTCTGATCGTTTCCTGAAGCTGTGACGCGCGACGTCGGGCGGATCGATTGAATGCGGATCGCGACAGCATCGCCCACTTCTGCCCCTTCGACGTATACCGGTTGCGTCACCTCGTGCCCACCACGTAAACTCGGTGTAATCATTGGCCCCCAGCAACCCGGTGTCGTATTAGCGACGATATGGCCGCCGTCGCGAACAGGACCGAGCATCGGCTGTGACGGATCGAGTATACCGTTTGTGAACGTACTAACGTATACTGTCTCACAAGCTCGCTTTTCGCTCATAAAACGACCTCCTACTGTAACTGTAAATGACCTTCTTTGGAGTACTCACTCATACTATTATTGTGTACTCACCTCTATTTTATAACTCCTATAATAGCAACTCAATCTCTTTGTCTTACAAAATTAGCAATTATACGCGCCGTTTCAAAGAGAAATCTAATAGTACATACAAAAAGGAGTACCAATAAAGGTACTCCTACGAAAATATACCGTCACAAACGAAAAAAAGACTGCACAACGTATGCTGCTCACTGTTACCAAGTCGTATCTAACTTATCCGCATAAAACGCAATCGCCCGTTTATAATGATTAACCGTATCGTCGTTCGACGTCTCGGCCAATTGCCGTAGCAGTATTTCCATCGCTTGCGAATGTTCTTTTAAGTTGTACAGTGTCATCGCATAAAAAACTTGCAGCGCCCGGTGGTTGGGGAATTTCTGCACCCCTTTTGCGAGAACGTCCCGCGCCCGTTTATACTGACCTAATGTGCGGTATGTACTCCCGAGGCCGAGCATCGCCCCTTGTCGCTCGTCTTCCGCTAAGCGAGGTGCGTCTGCTATTAGCGCGCGTTCATAGTACGAAACAGCTTCCGCCTCCCGCCCGAGTGCGTCGAAGCTCCACGCACAGTGATAGTTTACGCGCGCATCGTCCGGGTACTGTGTCGCTAAAGCTACTAGGCGCCTATTAGCGGCCTCCAATTGCCCATCTTCCCTTAATCGAATCGCTTCCTCCAGTTCGCGCGGCACCTCTAAAGTGGTCGCTTCTTTCATCGTTTCTTCCACGTCTTTGTCCTCCCCTTTTAAAAACCGGCACGAGTGCTGTCGACCTACAGATAGTGCGCCCGTAAATAAGCGACACCTTGTGCCATCGACTGTGCATTGACAGGGCGATCGCGCAGCTGCTCATCGAAGTAAAAATCCATGTTATACGGAATACCTTGCGCATTCATCGGCGACCGCTCCTCTCCTCGTGAGACATATATTTCCTTTGATCCTCTACTCCCGCTGCACCGCATTATAACAAAAAAAAAGAATAAACATCAAACTCATCGCTTTCCGCTATTGACACATTGCCCTCACATTGCACATAATATAGTTAAACAGGTGAATTATTGACTTGTTTAACTGTAAAACCATTTAACTATTTGTCTCCTTAACAGTACACCTTTTTTGTCAAACATCTCTTTAACAATCAAGTATTCGTAAATCTTCATGAGCCTAACTGTAGCCTACTGCCCCTAACGTGTACACACTTACGAAAGGACGAATGCCCCGATGGATCCACTCACACAACAACGTTTAAACGAGCTGCTCGATTGGTTTGACGACGTCGCGTTCACCGTCACGCAAAAAGTCGTCGCTCTGTTTAAGGCACAACTCGACCAAGACTTGACGTCTGACCAACACTTGACGTTGCGCTACATTAAGAAAAACAGTCCGTGTACGTCTTCCAAGTTAGCGGAAGCGTTTTACGTCAACCGCAGCGCCATCACCGCCATCGTCAACCGCCTCAGTAATAAAGGGTATATCGTGCGCATACCAGATGAAAGCGATCGGCGCGTCATCTTACTCGAACTAACGCCCGATGGCGAACGCGTACTGGCGAACGGTGAGGAAAAAATTCTGCAGGCGCTCGATCATTATTTATGTCAACTGGAAGAGGAGGAATTGGCGACAATGATGCGCACCTTCGCCAAATTAGCGACGATCATCCGCGATGAAGAAGTTGCGGACCGTGCGGTCGAACCGAAAGCGACCAAAAACAGTGTATCGGAAAATGATGGTTCCGAAAATGTTGTCCCCGCTCAATCAGCGGACAATGCACAAGAGGGGGATCCCGATGAGACGCTTACTTAACATTCGCTGGGCAGTCGCTGCCGTCTGGCTCGTCGCCGTCGTCCTGTTGGTGACGACCGCGCCCAATATGGAAACGCTCGTCCACGACAAAGGCCAAATTAGCGTTCCGCCCGGTTACTCGTCTACGTTGGCCGAGGAGTTGATCAACGAAGCGAATCACGGTGATCAAGCAGGGTCCAAGACTGAAACGTCGGACGTCGCGCTCGTCTTTCACGACAAAAAAACGCTCAATAAAGAGCAGTTGGCGCAAATAGAGGGCGCGCTCGCCAAACTGGAAGCGGAAAAAAAAGCGCTTGGTATTACCGATATAACTAACCCGTTCCGCGACGAAGAGCTACAAGACGAGCTTATCTCCAAAAATAAGCAGACTGTATTAATTCCGTTGAACGTCAAGATGGGCAGCCGCGAGCCGCAGGAAGTATCGGACGCACTGTACACCGCGCTTAAGGACACGCCCGTAGAACACTACTTCACGAGTAGCTGGATGGTCGAACAAGACGCGATCGAAAGTTCACAAGAGGGCTTAAAGAAAACAGAGTTCATTACCGTTGCCTTTATTTTAATCGTCTTGTTCATCGTTTTTCGCTCCTTCGTCGCACCGTTTATCCCGCTCCTCACGATTGGCCTCAGTTACATAACGGCGGAATCGGTCGTCGCTTTCCTCGTCGACCAGTTTAACTTCCCGCTCTCGACGTATACACAAGTGTTTCTCATTGCCGTTTTGTTTGGCACTGGGACTGACTACTGTATTTTGCTGTTCAGTCGCTTTAAAGAGGAGTTGGCGGTGCGCGAAGACACGAAAGAAGGTTTGTTCGACGCGATCGCCGCGACGTACGCGGGCTCCTGGCAAGCGGTGTTTTTCAGCGGTTTAACCGGTTTTATCGGCTTTGCCGCGATTGGGTTTTCCACCTTTAACTTGTATCAGTCGGCAGCCGCTGTAGCGGTCGGTTTCGTGTTTTTGCTGGCCGCGTTATTTACTGTTTTGCCCTTTTTTATGGCCATACTCGGAAAAAAACTGTTTTGGCCAGCGAAAGGTACCCAGCAACATAAAGACAACCGCTTGTGGGCGTGGGCGGGAAAATTTTCCCTGTCGCGTCCATTCGCAACGCTCTTAAGCATCGCCCTCCTCATCGCGCCGTTCCTGTTTTTTTACGACGGGAACCGTTCTTTTAACTCATTAGACGACGTTGGCCCCGGGTACAAATCGGTACAAGGCATCGACATTATTTCGGACAGCTTTGGGCCAGGTGAAGCGCTGCCGACAAAAGTCGTGCTCAAACATAGCGAGCCGCTAGACACGTCCGCATACGTCGCCCTAATCGAAAAAATAAGTCGGCAATTAGAGGCGACCGACGGCGTCGATTACGTCCGCAGTGCGACGCGACCCGGGGGCAAGGCGCTGCAAGATCTACTAGTCGCCGAGCAAGCGAAGTCACTTGACGAAGGATTAGGTGACGGAAAAAAAGGGATTAACGAGATTAGTAAGGGCTTGTCCGAAGCGAGCGCTGAACTTGCTGCCTCTGCACCAGGTGTGAAAGAGGCGACGACGAATATCGATGGGCTCATCGCGGGCACCAACGCCCTCGGAACGGGAATCGAGCAGCTCGGTCAGGCGCTGTCGCAACTGGAGCAAGGCTTGCAAAACGGTTCAGCGGGCGCGAGCGAATTGCAAAATGGGCTCAATGAAGCACAGGCGAACGCGAAAAAACTGGCCAAAAGTAGCAAAAAACTATCCGGTGGTTATGCAGAAATAAAACAAGGGGTATCGTCGCTCGCCGAACAGTACAACAACATCGCTGAACAGCTGGCGCCCATGTCAGAGGCATTGGACGGCGTGACGGCGAATTTGCAAAACATCCAAGGGTTAGCAGAAAAGTACCCTGAGCTGCAGCAAGATCAAGTATTTCAAGAAAATGTCGCCGCGGCACAGCAGACGGTCGCCGGTGTCAAGCAAGGAGTCGCGCAGCTCTCCGGTGGGCTAAAAAAACTGAACGGCGCCCTCGCAAAAATTGTTGCGAAGTTTGCCGAAGCGAATGATGGAATGGCGCAAACGGCTGCGGGGCAAGCTGCACTGGCGGACGGTTTCGACCAGCTCGCTGAGGGCATTTCCGCGTTGAAGCAAGGCGTCGATGCAGCGGCTGCCGGACAAAAAGAAATTAACGACAACTTGCCGGCGCTGAGCGATGGCGTCGGACAAATTAGCGGTGGGCAACAACAGTTGAAAGACGGTTTTACCGACTTACACAAACAACTCGCTACGTTGCAAAAAGGGCTATCCGACAGCTCCGACGGGTTAGGGGAAGTGTCGGAAGGGTTGGTCGCAGCACAAAAACATTTAAACGAACTGTCAGGCGTTGGCGATCAAGACATGTCTGGCTGGTTCATCCCGGAAGAGGCGCTCCAGTCCGAACAATTCCAGCAAGTTTTTGACACGTACGCATCGCCTGACCGCAAAACGACAACATTTGACGTCATTTTAAAGGCCAACCCGTATGCGCCAGAAGCGCTAGACAACATAAAGACACTTGAGGAAGCCGTTGCGACAGCGACGAAACAGACGCCTCTCGCCAAAGCAAAAGTAGCGATTGGCGGCGTTTCGAGCGCCCATCACGACCTGGACACGATCTCGATGCACGACTATAACCGCACCGTCGTCATCGTGCTCCTCTGTATCGGCATCGTCTTAGTGTTGCTGCTCCGTTCATTCGTGATGCCGCTCTACTTAATGGTCGCCCTCTTGCTCACGTACTTCACGTCGCTGGCAGTTGGCGAGGTTATCTTCGCCAATGTGTTGGGATACCCTGGCCTTAGTTGGCCCGTACCGTTCTTTACGTTCGTCATCCTCGTCGCCCTCGGGGTCGACTACAGTATCTTCCTCATGGACCGCTTCAACGAATACGGCAGTGTCCCCGTGCAGGAGGCGATCCAAACCGCTATGCGCAAAATGGGCACCGTCATCATCTCGGCGGTCATCATTTTAGGCGGTACGTTTGCGGCGATGATTCCGTCCGGCGTCATCTCTTTAGTCCAAATTGCGACGGTGACGATTACTGGGCTGCTGCTCTATACGCTGCTGTTCTTACCGTTTTTCGTTCCGGTCATGGTAAAAGCGTTCGGGAAAGCAAATTGGTGGCCGTTTAAGCGGGACAATTGACAGAGGTCGCCTAAGAAAAAGAACCCCTCCAAGGCCGTTTACGGTCTCGGAGGGGTAGCCGATACTACCTCGTTACGCAAGCATACCCTAGTTCTCGTACGTGAGCCTAGTCCTGCTTTGTTCACAAGCTACTCTTGTCCTCGTACGCAAGCTACTCTTGTCCCGACGGGTCATTGCCGAAGGCGCTGCCCATCCCTTTGAGCAGCCCGAACGTCATCGTAATCGCGCGGTTAATTTCCGGATCGTTTAGTGCCTTGAACAAGTCCATCAGTTTCGTTTTCTCATCGACTTTTGACGCAGCCACCTCTAGTCCGGTATTTAGTCCGTGCACCATCGGTTCGAGCCGCTTCACGTCGAGCGAGCCGACCATTAACGCTAATTGCAGTAAGTTCGCGAGTGCTTTCGCATGTTGCGGTTGACTCACGAGGCGGACGACGACCGCTAACACTTCGTCCGCTTGCCCGAGCAAACTGTTCGCCATCGGCAACACCCCGCGGTCGTGCAACCCCTGCAACAGCTCGATCCCTTCTAAAATGGCTTCTTTGTGCTCGCTTACCGCCTGCTCGATTTCGGCGAAGTCCTGCCGCCGCCGTTCTTCCTCACTGACGACGAGACGCTCGATTTTTTTGATCGGTTCAGCCATTGTGCTTCACGCCTTTTTTTGAAGATAACGGAAAATGGTAGTCGGTACGCGCCCATTTTTTCTCCACTTGTACGCCCATTTGTGGCTGCGGATTGCCGAAACGGTGATTAATGAGCGGTAGCGGAGACTTGCCGCCCTGCTCGAGCACCTCGAGTTTTACCGCAGCGTCTTTGTACGCTGGCGTATTCGTGACGTTATCGTGCATACTGCTCGTCAATTGGTTGACCGCAGCTTCGCCGGCGTCGTTCATCGGCATGTACAATTCCTTGCCTTTGACGCGTTCCGTCACTAACACGCGCACTTTCGCCGATCCGTACGGCGACGATAAGCGCACGAGCGTGCCGTCCTTGAGTCCGCGCTCCTCTGCCAGCTCCCGCGATACCTCGACGAACGCCTTCGGCGTCTTTTCTTTAATACCCGCCACGCGGTACGTCATGTTCCCTTCGTGGAAGTGCTCCAGCAACCGACCGTTGTTGAGATGCAAGTCATACGCCTCACTCGTGCCACGCGGTACGAGCCACTCCAGCGGGTAAAAACGCGCCTTGCCGTCTGGGAAGTTAAACCGCTCCGTATAGAGTAGCGGGGAATCGGTCCCGTCTGCCGCGACCGGCCACTGCAAGCTATTGTACCCTTCGAGCCTTTCGTACGTGACGCCGGCAAACAGCGGGGCGAGCGACGCCGCTTCCGCCATAATCTCGCTCGGATGGGTGTACTGCCAATTTGCCCCGAGTGCGTTCGCGACGCGGATGAGAATTTGCCAGTCGGGCAGTGAATCGCCGAGGGGATCTAACGCTTGGTACAGCCGCTGGATACGCCGTTCCGTATTCGTAAACGTCCCTTCTTTTTCGAGATGGGGACTAGCGGGCAGCACGACGTCGGCGAACTCCGCCGTACGCGTTAAAAACATATCTTGCACGACGAAGAAATCTAATTTTTTGAAGGCGTCTTGAACGTAGTTAATGTTGGCGTCGATGACGCTCATATCTTCACCCATAATGTACATCGCCTTCATCTT is a window from the Numidum massiliense genome containing:
- a CDS encoding Rieske (2Fe-2S) protein translates to MTKRLYAGTVEELKQDGPKVVTGEKQTIAVFYADGTVYAVNNRCPHMGFPLHMGSLCDGLLTCHWHHARFDIASGGTLDPWADDVATYAVTVQGGDVWVDPTPRQGAAVSRYRQRLREGLEQNLSLVIAKAVVGLIEAGEPPEAIAQIGIDYGTTYRKHGWRSGLTILTAMVNVLPKLDKMGRILALFHGLVHVARESVGGTRFLLEPLPNDDISLERLARWYRRLIEVRDTDGAERVLLTAIRCGATTEQLADMMMAAVTDHFYMDGGHALDFHNKAFEILAHVDSDRRARVLTSLVPELSSASRSEEMHNWQAPVDLVQPLERAFARLPDVADLTAVTGATTTGTGATATGTTVTDAAAIDTPMRLTSAHAMDMEAEEALVDQILSDDPEKTIEELLTALEGGMSPVRLAQLVALAAAERIARFNVQNDFNDWDTVLHTFTHAHAVHESLLRSVSLETVRGVFHAAMTVYLDRFLNVPPARLPQAFTSKYVETSAASTESAASATPASPAPSSTSLATSKAPASPISASTSTASTTSTRATVPAPERLLELLDKQQQVSEAAEWVAHYLVEGGDKAALFNVLGHALLREDAAFHTFQMFEAAVVEHDRWASEQSALAEHAQCTLIVAATRYIAAHAPTARDLPHTASIAWRLSRGEKLFAEE
- a CDS encoding acetamidase/formamidase family protein — protein: MSEKRACETVYVSTFTNGILDPSQPMLGPVRDGGHIVANTTPGCWGPMITPSLRGGHEVTQPVYVEGAEVGDAVAIRIQSIRPTSRVTASGNDQTIEGRFLGDAFVAAKCPSCGTPHPETRIEGIGPAAIRCAECGAEATPFTFTNGYTMAFDDKREVGVTLPKEAAEKVAEDGRAYMATPEHSIQNPVVTFAPHDIVGAVARVRPFLGQLGTTPARPFPDSHNAGDFGSFLLDAPHEYAVTEEQLEDRTDGHMDINRVREGAVLICPVKVPGGGVYLGDMHAMQGDGEIAGHTTDISGIVTLQVHVIKDMDLSGPLLLPTEEDLPYLAKPLTEKEKAQALTLAKQWGMDNIEESLPVSFIGSGATLNEATDNGLQRAADFLGTTVPEVMNRATVTGAVEIGRYPGVVTVTFLAPVDRLAERGILDLVREQYGVY
- a CDS encoding tetratricopeptide repeat protein; translation: MPRELEEAIRLREDGQLEAANRRLVALATQYPDDARVNYHCAWSFDALGREAEAVSYYERALIADAPRLAEDERQGAMLGLGSTYRTLGQYKRARDVLAKGVQKFPNHRALQVFYAMTLYNLKEHSQAMEILLRQLAETSNDDTVNHYKRAIAFYADKLDTTW
- a CDS encoding MarR family winged helix-turn-helix transcriptional regulator; protein product: MDPLTQQRLNELLDWFDDVAFTVTQKVVALFKAQLDQDLTSDQHLTLRYIKKNSPCTSSKLAEAFYVNRSAITAIVNRLSNKGYIVRIPDESDRRVILLELTPDGERVLANGEEKILQALDHYLCQLEEEELATMMRTFAKLATIIRDEEVADRAVEPKATKNSVSENDGSENVVPAQSADNAQEGDPDETLT
- a CDS encoding MMPL/RND family transporter, whose translation is MRRLLNIRWAVAAVWLVAVVLLVTTAPNMETLVHDKGQISVPPGYSSTLAEELINEANHGDQAGSKTETSDVALVFHDKKTLNKEQLAQIEGALAKLEAEKKALGITDITNPFRDEELQDELISKNKQTVLIPLNVKMGSREPQEVSDALYTALKDTPVEHYFTSSWMVEQDAIESSQEGLKKTEFITVAFILIVLFIVFRSFVAPFIPLLTIGLSYITAESVVAFLVDQFNFPLSTYTQVFLIAVLFGTGTDYCILLFSRFKEELAVREDTKEGLFDAIAATYAGSWQAVFFSGLTGFIGFAAIGFSTFNLYQSAAAVAVGFVFLLAALFTVLPFFMAILGKKLFWPAKGTQQHKDNRLWAWAGKFSLSRPFATLLSIALLIAPFLFFYDGNRSFNSLDDVGPGYKSVQGIDIISDSFGPGEALPTKVVLKHSEPLDTSAYVALIEKISRQLEATDGVDYVRSATRPGGKALQDLLVAEQAKSLDEGLGDGKKGINEISKGLSEASAELAASAPGVKEATTNIDGLIAGTNALGTGIEQLGQALSQLEQGLQNGSAGASELQNGLNEAQANAKKLAKSSKKLSGGYAEIKQGVSSLAEQYNNIAEQLAPMSEALDGVTANLQNIQGLAEKYPELQQDQVFQENVAAAQQTVAGVKQGVAQLSGGLKKLNGALAKIVAKFAEANDGMAQTAAGQAALADGFDQLAEGISALKQGVDAAAAGQKEINDNLPALSDGVGQISGGQQQLKDGFTDLHKQLATLQKGLSDSSDGLGEVSEGLVAAQKHLNELSGVGDQDMSGWFIPEEALQSEQFQQVFDTYASPDRKTTTFDVILKANPYAPEALDNIKTLEEAVATATKQTPLAKAKVAIGGVSSAHHDLDTISMHDYNRTVVIVLLCIGIVLVLLLRSFVMPLYLMVALLLTYFTSLAVGEVIFANVLGYPGLSWPVPFFTFVILVALGVDYSIFLMDRFNEYGSVPVQEAIQTAMRKMGTVIISAVIILGGTFAAMIPSGVISLVQIATVTITGLLLYTLLFLPFFVPVMVKAFGKANWWPFKRDN
- a CDS encoding DUF1641 domain-containing protein — its product is MAEPIKKIERLVVSEEERRRQDFAEIEQAVSEHKEAILEGIELLQGLHDRGVLPMANSLLGQADEVLAVVVRLVSQPQHAKALANLLQLALMVGSLDVKRLEPMVHGLNTGLEVAASKVDEKTKLMDLFKALNDPEINRAITMTFGLLKGMGSAFGNDPSGQE